A segment of the Crassostrea angulata isolate pt1a10 chromosome 10, ASM2561291v2, whole genome shotgun sequence genome:
GAgccaaatcattttaaaaaattcgatTAAGATCACTCTTAGTCCACACTGACCTATAATACTCGAAGCCGGAAGCATTCATTAAATGACTCCGGCTAAGAATATGGTTGGTCAGTTTATATTTAGTTGGACTTCTcggattaaaaaaaagtgaataaGAATTAAAGTTGAATGACTAACCATTTagataaaacatatttacaggttGTCCAAATGATTTTTCATGAGCCGATTAgtggaagaaaaaaagaaagaaagaatatGCATTaatgatatcatttaaacatattaatatatataaaatgaaattaaacacacaTTTGAAATAATTGTGCAGTTTGGTAGGCATATACTGGTACTGGTATTCTAAACACTCCACTCAACAGAATTTAATAACAATACcagtttgaaagaaaaataatatttgacctaAAGCATTATTAAACTATTcgttaaatgattttttttctcaaggaAAATCTTCAGAATCTGTGAATATTATACACAGTTGAAGctatgatatatttttactacTTACACACAAATAATCAGATCAAgaaattgtatattaaaaaaaatctaaatatagaaCGAAGCATCAGATGCTGACACATCGTTTCCGTAGCATTAAAAGTGAAAGTAATTAAATTGTCTAAGATTTTTCGATAAAATCGAAACTAAAGGATAGGGATCTGATTGGTCGCTTTTTTCTATTACAACTCTGAATGCCGTCTTAAGAATTCATTCATTAGTTACTTTGATTTAACATTTGAAACTTTTCTTTCtaaaattctttctttctttctgcATATATAAATTCGACATCAGCGAAAGCATGATATATTTGAACTTAGTTTTAATAAGACTCAACACTGAAGAAATGAACATGCAAccagttttattatttttcacaattCTATGTCTTTTGAATGGTATGTATCACCTGTAGATTTAACGTTAAACTGTTATGTTAGTGCAACCCTTTCATTTGCTGCAGtgaagaaaaataaagtaatctgctagaaataataaagtaatcTGCTAGAAATATTTGAGAATGGAAATGAGATAATTTCGTAACGCGTTCAGTTTATATAATACTAGTATAAAATCAATCTTATCTTTACAGACTCTGTCAGCTGGGGGTTTAAACTCGCATTATTTCCAACCTCAAATGAAAACCTGACCGTTGAAATGTCCCAAATACCCGAGGATGTGATAGCCCACGAAAGCTTTATAGATGACGTAATTGTACCAGCGATCAACAATGGCGACGACAACGCTAACCGAGCCGATGGTAGCAGGCCGTCACCAGTTACGGAACACACGATATCGCGGAACTTCAGAGGACAACATGAAGTAGTCAAGAAAAATGCTCCAAAGATCATCAAATTGCTATCTACCAGCGATGTCCGGGTCAAGAGGTCCACAGCATTCGAATCGACTAGAGGTGCCGAAATGATGCAAGATTCGGCTGTTACTATGACGTCAGATTCGTCCACAAGGAGGAGCAGCGACTTCACCGAAACTCCTGGGCTgtctcaaaatcaaaataattcagAAAGTAATCCGAATTACTGCCCTCTGCGTATCTACACCGCGGGATCAGGAGTAATCACCGGAAACAAGATTTATGGATTGCTCAAAAAACCCTGCCCCGATAACAAACCATCCGAACACGACCAAGACTACGTGAGACACATACTTCAAAGGATCCAGGAATTTCTCGCAAAGTCTGTCCATTTCACCAGCCAATTGCTCTCCAAAATCTCCGAAATCGTTAGTAATTTATGTAATTGCTTTTTAATAGAGTAAAACAATTGCTTATAAAAGTTTTGTAAATGATGACGTGCAATCACACGGTCACATACAGTAATTATGTAccaaacaattttatttcaacagaTAAGGAATGACAACTTAATTGAAAAACTCAAACAGGAAGACTTTACATGTTATGCCTCAGAAAACATGCTAGAAAATGAGGTAAGTAAAGAACATTTTGTGtttcaatttttagaaaaaaatagtttgttaaTAATAATTGTTACACTGGCGTAGCATTGGTTTATTATTTCGTTCTATTTCTAAACTTTTCCAAAATTAGCATAGCCCTTTTTTCAAGGAATACAAAGGGGTCgtctttaaaaataacattgaaaataaaCCGACTCGAAAATTTCTGTTCCTTTACATGTAATGCCAGCTAATTACAAGTTTATGATTGCATGAATGCTTTTGCAAATGATATCAGTCGCTAATTGTTGGAAACATTTTTACAGCTAGTTTACATTTAATATAACTATGTGATGAAACTAGAGTAAGTCAAAAACTCAACTGTGAATGAAACAATTGACATCACtttattcaaactttttatCTTATTCCAGACTACTGCAGAAAACCTAACTGTGGAATTACACACATCCCTCCTCAAAAGTTACGCTCTTCTGGATTTGGCGATCAAAAAAAGGTGTCAGAACGAGACCGTCCGCTATGATAACATCTGTGGTGATGTCCAACAGTTGAGGAAAAGCGTTAAAGGACTTTTGTGTGGCATTGAAAACTTTTCCGTCCTCAAAGGAATAGATATTGTAGATTTCCCTCTGTATTCAAGTCCCGACGATGACGGGTTTCAGCATCTTTCATTTGAGCTCTACATGTACTTGCACGTCAATCAGGTTTACAATTTTCTAAGGAACTTCTCATCCAATGAAACATGGTCAAAGTTATGGTCGTTATAGTGATGTcaaagagctagagccacgaagcatcaaaatATGCCTTAGAATTTTCACAAaactcaagtttgaaacaatacaaattgtaattacttatAATGTAGGGCACAATATTCTGCTTCTAcgcatatgaatttttttcacttcggccccaccgtttagcacatgcgcatcatcaaacatactatgatcgttaaaaatagctgaaaattgtagattttactgcagtatttcccaaatttgaatgtggccacacttgagtacctctttgaaacttttaaaactgagagatattgcataaatgcttctgcctgcaaaatttcgtagaggtactcaagtgtggccaatgtgtattttacaaattttgaaaattttagtaacagaaaataaaaccgaCCACTCTGTTTTAGGGTAATTATTTGcttcctttttattgaaatagcagaatttaattaataatgataaagaattattattgattatttacaaaatcaccattttattaaatatttgaggaagaaatgcatataaactgaactttaacatgttttatctagtaattttatactgtgtattcatgcttacatcgtgcatcatcaatgacgtcatagtctgacgtttgcgacgtcagttaaatctgtacatggaatcttgagttctttcagtattttgtcaatagaatttaccagtaaagtctgcattttaaaaaagcattattTCTATGTATCACGGTATTATTCAATTGTAGTACAATATGATATACATGAACATTgctaacaaacagaaaaaaattaaattggcaAAGTTAACATTGTACGTACGTAAGTactaatatatattttcctaTACCTTTATGTAGAATAAGCGATAGCATGTATGAGTAGctagttgtgggtttttttgtcaAACGGTGGAATGCATTAAACGAATTATAGGAAAGATACAAGCGATTTTTTTCTTACACAAGTACGTGTTCCTGAATACCGCGGGAGAAAGACAGTCGACATCCCGTGTAAACATGTAGGCCTGCCTACATATATGATAAACTTAACTTATTCcgtcaaaaaacttgattttttaattcctaagtacagctgtaattgaatattaagcCATCGTCCGTTGAATAGAACATTTTGCCAATGAATACGTCTTTTCTttatcagccacctgttgatcaGTGTTGATTCGTCGCGTGGTCAATGCATTTCCGGTGAACCGTTACATGCAGTTACATTCCTTTCTTAAAAGATCGATTGTGTCCGTTTCGATGGAGACGGCTTTTGGTATACACAGCTTAGAATACATTATCAGCATGTGCACTATATAGAAGTCTAATCCTAATTGCGATGtctttgttgatcatttttccaataaaataaaaaatcacctGAAATGTGTGTACATCGGTGACTGACTTTTGCCTATATTATTTTATGcgtattaaattaataaaagtttttcttgtatggcatataaaaaaaattcagattgccgggccctttctttaaaaaaaaaaacaacgatgagtacagagagatttaaaacagtatttgtttccattcaaccccccccccccccttccctacCCTCTGAAAAAATCGATTTACGGCCTGGTTCATTACAAAtctatatatatgataacacAAATTCTACATGCTTGCTATGAATTCGACTTTCAAGACAATTTTACGACATTATTTATGTGCTACtgcttgatgttttaaataaaaatgttcattttaacctATCTTCGCTTCAAAATAGTAAAcccacattctctctctctctctctctctctctctctgaaatgtGATCTTAATTCTCAAGACATTTACGAATAGCTTATCACTTGGAACAATTCTCAAAAGACATGAATATcactagaaaaaatgaaatgtaaatgaataaacGTTATGGCATTTATAAGGAATAGTTAactcagaaaaatatttttaaagaaatcgatattctttttttcatttaaataattaacattaaaacactGCTGTAATGTCATTCCCTTGTTCCAGCAGTCAAAATTTTTACTTGTGACAGTATATTAGAGAGCTTCCTAATATCAGACCATTACCAGTGGTTACAAtactgttattctttaaaatcggACTGTCTCAGGAATCAACAAGGATATTCAATGGAGTGATTTAAGTACGATATATGCTTCAAAcacttctgtatgaaaaaaatatcacagttcTCGGCCCTATAACGGGCCTcgaaactgttttatattatttcattcaGAACTGCTTTCGGCATACTAATATATCCATTACATATACACAGTCGctaaaaggttttatttttcacttgaacAGTTCGTGAACGGTGAGCGCAAAGTGAGTGCACTCTAAACGAACGCGGTGAGTGCAATCTGAGCCGAATTTGGATAGCGCTTATGAACGGTGAACTGTGAGCGAACGCAGAGCGCAAACGCAAGCGCAAAGTGAACGTTGAACGATATATGTACTCTATGTGAACGCAAGATGAACGATTTATTCGGAGAGCCCCGGGAGGTATTGTTACATTATGTTTCGTTGGTAATcaggaaataataacaataaactacatgtttgtATTGGTATAAGACTAAATTTAATATCATCTGACTAAACAATAAGTGAACACTAAACGAACGCAGTGAGCGCAAGGCGAAATCTTTGTGAACGGAAGGTGGGCGTTTTGTGAACGATGAGCGGGAACGGAGCGGAGAGCGCAAGTGAACGCATGGCGAGCGCACATGAACGCACGGTGAGCCCACGGGAAAatgggaaaataaaacatttcaaaggaCTGAACCCTGGCATCTAACTGCTGTAAAGCACTAGGATTGGGTGAAAATATCGAGGCCTTGAAACAAGTAAAAAATGTACACAGACTGTTACAGTAATGCATCAACATTCGAGATTACATATATctctattaaattcaattaccgtatctctgtcatatttatttttaataatttgtgattacattggtagaattcaatgattaatccTCAGTTATACACTGCGCATCATCAGCATTACTTCATGCATtttcaaattgcagaaaaaagaacttttaagaCACCGACATATTTAAATGTACCGCCGTaatattattgttatattttttaaacgttattgtaaataagcttttcatggtattttcatcaataaattcattttcataaattaattataatgtctacatgataattttatttgttttttgtttattttattagattCAAGTTATACGTAGTTGTATCATTTCGTGacgttacttaacaaaaatgacgtctgttctacatttttcatcaaaacaatgccatattgtaggctccgtttataaaaaagtatgatagatatcgaaaaaagaaaaacaattatgaAAAGCTAAGATTGTACCctaaattttaccaaaatatggtaatttttaatgatagggcaatttttgatgcttcgtggctctagctctttcTCTGTTATTTCTCAACCAACAACCAACCGAGCTATggtcagggtttttttttttccatagtACCTTGAGATTGATGTCCCCATTATTATGAAAACCCTTTGCACGTCCAGCTGCCAATGATCTGTTTATTCTAtgcaatatattatattatatttattcgTATACTTGATTATGTGATattcttaaagaaaaaattgcctCAGGGattgtattttgaaaagaagttgcttttctttttttgcatttACCGTAAACGTGTTCGTTTtagtatcattttatttatcaataactTTTTCCACCATTCTTTACAacgtatatttttttcattaaatattttaatacgatattttatttatttttattgtgctttattttgaatttaatttgtttatttgtgctatacactgctgtaatttttatttgtacTATACAATGCTGTAGTtaacttttttaacaaaaaataaaaaataaaattgaaaaagtgtacacttttttttagaaatgatgctattaattattgatttatatgtatatgtgaatgggaaaaaaaatctattacaTGCAGTAATTAAACGAGGTATGTGGACCGGTAgaaagaaatacaaaatttgGAATTAGGTACAAATTAATTTCAACTGAGaagcattttaaattttgtttatataaatgtattggCTTTACCTCTCAGTCAACCGGTcatttgtttattcatattaatactagatttttttcaccagaatataaaaaaaaaacatccgaacaacgtttttaaaaatgctttcacgattacaatatacatttattaattttaaaacttttgtttctttataatattattttgttttctggTTAATTCTTAAACCAGATATATCAGAGAAGTTACATGTGaatgatgtatattttcttgattttatttgtaaacgaatttgaattaaaacatttacatttgtCACAGCTGttgtttttaatattgtaaATGTGGATTACACGGATCAGCCCATTTTTCTCCGAAATTATACAGTTAAACCAACCTTTTTcccgtttttagctcacctgagctgaaagtccaagtgagcttttctgatcaccttttgtccgtcgtccgtccgtctgtccgtccgtccgtccgtccgtctgtaaacttttcacattgttaacttcttctctaaaaccactgggccaatttcaaccaaatttagcacaaaACATCCCTATAGAAAGGtgattataaattgcagaaatgaaagactgatctttatttaaaacggagaaaacctcgaaactgtagaaacagggggtgcattttaaaaaatcttcttctcaagaactactgagtcaaattcaacgttattttgcaaaaataatccttatggaaaggaaaatataatctGCAAAAATTATCGGcgaatttctttttcaaatttgagtattgtacgaaaataaaaataaagagataatcgctgtcaatcagtttataactacgggttcggtattccatatcgaaCACGAAAGTTCATTGTACAAGGCAGCCCATGTTTGAATGTTGACGCATGACAAacgggtcaaactgacaaagatgaatttgcttgttgtgcaacagtttacgtgcGAAGGGGTACTTGAAACATGCCTaatatatttgtgccgattTCGTGAAGTGAATTGAAGTTTAATCTTTTAATGCGTTAACATTTTTGACTCGTGACCGTGGTTttacgttgttttgaattttgtgtatgctttttaacttgaggggaaatattgcctgtattttggaatttttacgtATCGAATCAAATATAGACTTCGATAAATCAGAGAGTTtattgtttacctgcgcaaaatgagcaaaatctgatgcattaacaacatattacattataaatactatacattgtattggtaattcggtacgatctctacgttATGGTCGATTATAATGCaacgtgttttgttaagatgctctgcattttcagtctaaacggagattgtttttgctgctagaaatatataggtatatatatattatgaaaaataaattgtcctctttctttgttttagtgcatgtttcttctgtgtaaattatttacaattttctctttactaacaatattcagctgtgtcaagtttcaaattacaagcaagatacagagctttgcttaCATAACTAAGGCCGtgcttttgttcattctgaataagaaataccaagtttaaatatcttaagctgaatgtaattaactcttgtgaacaaaaaattgtctcaaaccaagcagaattgtgagttctgtatcttgcttataattctacatttgacgctgaaattttgatttatcactagaaatgtctcactaaacgttaaatacttgtacagaaaaattaaaaggatgatatgctgtaacaaccgtttagccccccccccccctccttatACGATGAATCTACATCAACTTTGTTGGTTTTTCAGacacaattatataaaaactaCCTCTTTATAACAGTTAAAAACATTACTGTTACGGGGATAAATGTATTATcgctattcttaagaaaaaattacagcGGAACATCATCTtgatttgtagccatttgttaacgttggttttgaataaagatgaaaataaagggTGGTTTTTAGTAAAATAGAGCGATATGCCTGTTAATACATTGCAGTCTGAGGCTCATTGAGAGGGGTGGGGGGGTGGGTTGGTGGGGCTAgaccttatcagaaatcttgacaagccaaaaaaagaGAAGATTTTTAGTATGGCTATGtctaactttgaaaaaaaagtgggggCCCCTCCCCCTCCACCCAGTTCGAATGCCTAtgcattgattatacatgtaatagctctttaacatatcacatgataacatttttcattcgaatgtattcatcgatcaagtgagtaaggtaaTAAAATGTAGCACGAGTTCATGCCTGGTAAACAACAAGTGTTTATAATGCggaagaccaattaaatttttgaatgtttttaatttgagcgcCTTAAGGTACACTTTTCCTTTTTTCACATataggaatttttttaataaaatacaataactagctagtacaatgtagttgaagatgaatatgtacctatatgcatattctcatatataattGGATCGTTTTATAAAATGAGGGGGCAGAACTAAAATAAAGAGAATTGGaagagtgtacccctaccaaaaacttagttttatttcttgcataggatcttatttttggtaaaaatggtatttcataagggtacattgtcaaagattaagtgtaggaaaataagtgtaaaatttggatacagtttattttatggtattctttttttttgtttttctaccgaggggccatatggcacaatatcctttgaacacccAAATAAAGCCATTgttactcaggtgagcgatgtggccccatgggcctcttgttaatggTCTTGATTATCCAAATTctataaaaggaaaaaaaataatagtaacTGTCCGTTTCATTAGGCTCAAAGGTCACTAAACTTAGATGACCCCTTTGATTTTAGTCTcacttttatcaaaacaaaacgaATGTACACGTATACTGTTGAATCAATGTGTAaactttttcaactttttaatgttgaaaatgtaaaggaACTATGTAATCTGGATAAATTTATTCACTTTGGTTTGAAATTAAGACAAGATTTACTTAATGCAAATTAGATGTTGATATCATATGTACACTTCTGCCACATTCTCCTGTTAACCTACCTGTACGTGTATATTGTTGATATTCATTGTACTAATAAGCTGCATAGCTTAAAGTTAATAAAGAACTAAACTGAACTGTGTTGGTCTAACTCTTGCTAATTTCGTGTGTCCCATCCCCCTGTCGTTtacttattatcaatttttaattgtcaatgagtccatgactaattagatatggactcattgacaattaaaaattgttaattactAAAAGtcgtattgtattgtttattagtcaacagctgtacagctcatagacatatacaattaatatacacatgttataatacatatactggtcacttgaaaaaagcaagtttatacatgaagttttctgattacaaaagcattcttaatatatttacctaaattgcacaaatcctttacattttgtgttgacaataatagaattaatttaaagacagagggtttaatataataaaacttcttaaggaatttttctcttaagttacagtaatagggacatttcaatataaaatgatattcatcttcTATACCTAAAGTACATAGAGGACATAAACGTCTTTGTAATGGAACATTGTTATATCTGCCAGTTTCGATGGTAAGACAATGGGATGataatcttaatttacatataagtttCTTAT
Coding sequences within it:
- the LOC128167879 gene encoding uncharacterized protein LOC128167879, which produces MNMQPVLLFFTILCLLNDSVSWGFKLALFPTSNENLTVEMSQIPEDVIAHESFIDDVIVPAINNGDDNANRADGSRPSPVTEHTISRNFRGQHEVVKKNAPKIIKLLSTSDVRVKRSTAFESTRGAEMMQDSAVTMTSDSSTRRSSDFTETPGLSQNQNNSESNPNYCPLRIYTAGSGVITGNKIYGLLKKPCPDNKPSEHDQDYVRHILQRIQEFLAKSVHFTSQLLSKISEIIRNDNLIEKLKQEDFTCYASENMLENETTAENLTVELHTSLLKSYALLDLAIKKRCQNETVRYDNICGDVQQLRKSVKGLLCGIENFSVLKGIDIVDFPLYSSPDDDGFQHLSFELYMYLHVNQVYNFLRNFSSNETWSKLWSL